In Xylanibacter ruminicola 23, a single genomic region encodes these proteins:
- a CDS encoding CPBP family intramembrane glutamic endopeptidase yields MKNAIIYTVLFAALQVVVSTVTQLVWNRLLGNSGVMGTEFMIGTLIAFNVLGLILFLATKWAVVSRNWIRTRPWMVLFWAAMASVGCIVPSMWLQEVMPELPNLMQEGLEELMGSRLGYVVVGLLAPLVEEVVFRGAILRALLKWNQNHWLCIAISAALFGLSHFNPAQMPHAFLAGLLLGWMYYRTGSIVPGVVVHWVNNSVAYAMYNVSMAAYGTGDPTMAQLFGEQRVLLAVLFSLCILIPAIYQLNLRMKRA; encoded by the coding sequence ATGAAGAATGCGATTATTTATACCGTGCTGTTTGCTGCCCTTCAGGTAGTGGTGTCGACAGTTACCCAGCTGGTTTGGAACCGGTTATTAGGGAATAGCGGCGTCATGGGTACTGAGTTTATGATTGGCACGCTGATAGCATTTAACGTGCTGGGACTGATACTGTTTTTAGCAACCAAGTGGGCTGTGGTTAGCAGAAATTGGATACGTACGCGCCCTTGGATGGTGCTGTTCTGGGCAGCAATGGCGTCGGTGGGGTGTATCGTTCCATCTATGTGGCTGCAAGAAGTGATGCCCGAACTGCCAAATTTAATGCAGGAGGGATTGGAAGAACTGATGGGTAGTCGCTTAGGTTATGTGGTAGTGGGACTGTTGGCACCACTGGTTGAGGAAGTTGTGTTTCGTGGTGCTATCTTGCGTGCCTTGCTTAAGTGGAACCAGAACCATTGGTTGTGCATAGCTATATCGGCAGCTCTGTTCGGCCTGTCGCATTTTAACCCCGCTCAGATGCCGCATGCTTTTCTGGCTGGCTTGCTGCTGGGATGGATGTATTACCGTACGGGTAGTATCGTGCCTGGCGTGGTGGTGCATTGGGTGAACAACTCGGTGGCTTATGCCATGTATAACGTATCGATGGCAGCCTATGGTACAGGCGACCCAACGATGGCGCAGTTGTTTGGCGAACAGCGCGTGCTGCTGGCTGTGCTCTTCTCGCTGTGCATACTGATACCAGCTATCTACCAGCTTAACCTGAGAATGAAGAGAGCTTAA
- a CDS encoding RNA polymerase sigma factor, whose product MKKISFKTDILPLKNELYRLALRITLNPAEAEDVVQDTMIKVWNRREAWDDIESIEAFCLTICRNLALDRMRHLENQNQSLEEGDHDKADQSYASNPEEQAMQRDRIELIRQLINELPEKQRSAMQLREFEGKSYKEIASIMAVSEEQVKVNIFRARQAIRQKYIETEKYGL is encoded by the coding sequence ATGAAAAAGATAAGTTTTAAAACTGACATCTTGCCGCTGAAGAACGAGCTCTACAGGCTTGCCCTCCGCATCACCCTCAACCCTGCAGAGGCAGAGGATGTAGTACAGGACACGATGATAAAGGTGTGGAATCGCCGCGAGGCATGGGACGACATCGAATCGATTGAAGCCTTTTGCCTTACCATCTGCCGCAACCTGGCACTCGACAGAATGCGACACTTGGAAAACCAGAACCAGAGTCTGGAAGAAGGCGACCACGACAAAGCCGACCAGAGCTACGCCTCGAACCCTGAAGAGCAGGCTATGCAGCGCGATCGCATCGAGCTGATACGCCAACTTATTAATGAACTGCCTGAGAAACAGCGAAGCGCTATGCAGTTGCGCGAATTCGAAGGCAAGAGTTATAAAGAAATAGCGTCGATTATGGCTGTCAGCGAAGAGCAGGTAAAGGTAAACATCTTCCGCGCTCGCCAAGCCATCCGACAAAAATATATTGAAACCGAGAAATATGGATTATAA
- the argB gene encoding acetylglutamate kinase, with protein MKEKLTIVKVGGAVVEDEAQLSQLLKDFSAIEGNKVLIHGGGRRATQVAASLGIESKMVGGRRITDADMLSVVTMVYGGLVNKNLVARLQANGVNALGLTGADMDVIRSHKRPIKDGVDFGFVGDVDRADGEMLSRLIKAGITPVMAPLTHDGQGHILNTNADTIASETAKALAPYYDVTLIYSFEKKGVLRNPDDDDSVIPTITRADFKQYKADGTISGGMLPKIENALSAIDAGVSRVIITLATAIDGESGTKIF; from the coding sequence ATGAAAGAGAAACTAACAATTGTAAAAGTAGGTGGCGCCGTGGTCGAAGACGAGGCCCAACTCAGTCAGCTGCTCAAGGATTTCAGTGCCATCGAGGGCAACAAAGTGCTCATTCATGGCGGTGGCCGTCGTGCCACTCAGGTAGCAGCAAGCCTGGGCATCGAGTCGAAGATGGTTGGCGGACGCCGCATTACTGATGCCGACATGCTGAGCGTGGTAACCATGGTTTACGGCGGCCTGGTTAACAAGAACCTGGTGGCCCGCCTGCAGGCTAATGGTGTAAACGCCTTGGGCCTTACTGGTGCCGATATGGATGTGATTCGCAGCCATAAGCGCCCCATTAAGGATGGTGTGGATTTTGGTTTTGTGGGCGATGTTGATCGTGCCGACGGTGAGATGCTGAGCCGACTGATTAAGGCAGGCATCACCCCCGTGATGGCCCCACTCACCCACGATGGTCAGGGACACATCCTGAACACCAATGCCGACACCATTGCCAGCGAAACAGCCAAAGCTTTAGCTCCCTATTACGATGTAACACTCATCTACAGTTTCGAGAAGAAAGGCGTACTGCGCAATCCCGACGACGACGATTCGGTTATCCCCACCATCACCCGCGCCGATTTCAAGCAGTACAAGGCCGATGGCACCATCAGTGGTGGCATGCTGCCTAAGATCGAAAACGCCTTGAGCGCCATCGATGCTGGCGTTAGCCGGGTTATCATTACCCTGGCCACTGCCATCGATGGAGAGAGCGGCACAAAAATTTTCTGA
- a CDS encoding GTP pyrophosphokinase family protein: MRLSPHCEALLQEFIELRPQLIQLDNKVFELLQTTMQQQGIELNSIEHRIKGVESLAGKLERKGEKYHSLSDITDLIGLRIVTFYTDDVDKVAAIVSQLFDIDWSNSVDKRKLHDFNSFGYNSLHYICQLHEGSIPFEIQIRTALQHTWSAIEHDIGYKGAVKLPPQYRRQFSRLAGMLELADDEFSRLRTTMTEYRRQIQTLVKSGNLSEVTLSTDSFRSYLELHPFERLNQRIAAVNQAELFPASLMPFLRVLEHFGMESLGDVQAMVDDLSDTAYQLALSQLAVTDLDILSESVGLQNLCVVYALKHGGGRDDVKMIYDTLYGANESNAILADAMIRQYKAIGQKQ; encoded by the coding sequence ATGCGCCTGTCGCCACATTGCGAAGCGTTGCTGCAGGAGTTCATCGAACTGCGGCCACAACTGATACAGCTTGACAACAAGGTTTTCGAGCTGTTACAGACCACCATGCAGCAGCAGGGCATCGAACTTAACAGCATCGAGCACCGCATCAAGGGTGTTGAGTCGTTGGCTGGTAAGTTAGAGCGCAAAGGCGAGAAATATCACTCGCTAAGCGACATTACCGACCTGATTGGCCTGCGCATTGTTACCTTCTATACCGATGATGTGGATAAGGTAGCAGCCATTGTCAGTCAGTTGTTCGATATCGACTGGAGCAACTCTGTTGATAAGCGCAAGCTGCACGATTTCAACAGCTTTGGCTATAACTCGCTGCACTACATCTGCCAGCTGCACGAGGGTAGCATTCCCTTCGAGATACAGATACGTACAGCACTGCAGCACACGTGGTCGGCCATCGAGCACGACATCGGCTACAAGGGTGCCGTTAAACTGCCCCCACAGTATCGCCGACAGTTCAGTCGCCTGGCCGGTATGTTAGAGTTGGCCGACGATGAGTTCAGCCGTCTGCGCACCACTATGACCGAATACCGCCGACAGATACAAACGCTGGTAAAATCAGGCAACCTAAGCGAGGTAACACTCTCTACCGACTCGTTCCGCAGCTATCTTGAATTGCACCCATTCGAGCGTCTTAACCAGCGTATTGCTGCTGTTAACCAGGCCGAGCTGTTCCCCGCCTCGCTGATGCCTTTCCTGCGCGTTCTGGAGCATTTTGGCATGGAATCGTTAGGCGATGTACAAGCTATGGTCGACGATTTGAGCGACACAGCCTATCAGCTGGCCCTGTCGCAGTTGGCTGTTACCGACCTTGATATCCTGTCTGAGTCGGTTGGTCTGCAGAACCTGTGCGTGGTTTACGCCTTGAAGCATGGCGGCGGTCGCGATGATGTGAAGATGATTTACGACACCCTGTACGGTGCCAACGAGAGTAACGCTATACTGGCCGATGCCATGATACGCCAATACAAGGCTATCGGACAAAAGCAGTAA
- a CDS encoding STAS domain-containing protein — MKTTFKEEEKNFVMYFEGRLDTAASAEVEKSMAPLYECSGHDIILDCTALEYISSSGLRLFLGLLKAAKPKGSHVYLRNMNEDLRQVFAMTGFINLFEFI, encoded by the coding sequence ATGAAAACAACATTCAAAGAAGAAGAGAAGAATTTCGTGATGTACTTCGAAGGTCGTTTGGATACGGCTGCATCAGCAGAGGTTGAAAAGAGCATGGCTCCACTTTACGAATGCTCTGGTCACGATATCATTCTTGATTGCACAGCACTCGAGTATATCTCATCAAGTGGTCTGCGCCTGTTCCTTGGTCTGCTCAAGGCCGCAAAGCCCAAAGGCAGCCATGTTTATCTGCGCAACATGAACGAAGATCTGCGCCAGGTGTTTGCCATGACTGGTTTTATTAATCTTTTTGAGTTTATCTAA
- a CDS encoding ATP-binding protein, giving the protein MRYQNHLTLPNDVQEVPQLNAFVDEVCETAGLDMSTTMKINLAIEEAVVNVMNYAYPNGKGDVDIDAQINDEHLKFVISDSGTPFDPTVKAEVDTTLSAEQRSIGGLGIHLIRQIMDTINYERVDNKNLLTLSKIITKK; this is encoded by the coding sequence GTGCGTTACCAAAATCATCTTACACTGCCTAACGATGTGCAGGAAGTGCCCCAGCTCAATGCATTTGTAGATGAGGTGTGCGAGACTGCAGGCCTCGACATGAGCACAACGATGAAGATTAACCTGGCCATCGAAGAGGCTGTGGTTAACGTCATGAACTATGCCTATCCCAATGGTAAGGGCGATGTGGATATCGATGCCCAGATAAACGATGAGCATCTTAAGTTTGTCATCAGCGACAGCGGTACCCCCTTCGACCCAACGGTCAAAGCCGAGGTCGATACTACGCTTTCAGCCGAACAGCGTAGTATCGGCGGATTAGGCATTCACCTGATACGACAAATAATGGATACCATTAACTACGAGCGTGTAGATAATAAGAATCTACTCACACTCAGCAAAATTATCACTAAAAAATAA
- the speA gene encoding biosynthetic arginine decarboxylase: MKKWTIEDSKELYNINGWGTSYFGINDKGDVYVTPSKNSTQIDLREVMDELALRDVTPPVLLRFPDILDNRIEKTWSCFKKASEEYDYKGENYVVYPIKVNQMQPVVEEIISHGRKFNLGLEAGSKPELHAVIAMQCQSDSIIICNGYKDQSYIELALLAQKMGKQIFIVVEKMNELEIIAREAKKMNIRPNIGIRIKLASSGSGKWEESGGDASKFGLTSAELLEALDFLEKKGLNDCLRLIHFHIGSQITKIRRIQTALREASQFYIQLHKMGYNVDFVDCGGGLGVDYDGTRSPSSESSVNYSIQEYVNDCIYTFVEAANKNGLPHPNIITESGRSLAAHHSVLVIDVLETASLPEMPEEFEPDANSHQLVKDLYEIWDNLSPRNVLEDWHDAEQIREEVLDLFSHGIVDLRTRAEVEAMYWSVCHEIHALAKSLKHIPEELMKIDKLLADKYFCNFSLFQSLSDSWAIDQVFPIMPIQRLDERPTRNATIQDITCDSDGKIANFTTNRNNSHSLPVHALKKNEPYYLGVFLVGAYQEILGDMHNLFGDTNAVHISEKDGTYHIDQIIDGETVEEVLEYVQYNPKKLVRQLEVWVAKSVKQGKISLDEGKEFLSNYRSGLYGYTYLE; encoded by the coding sequence ATGAAGAAATGGACGATTGAGGATTCAAAGGAGTTGTACAACATCAACGGTTGGGGCACTTCTTATTTTGGTATCAACGACAAGGGCGATGTTTACGTTACCCCCAGCAAGAACAGCACACAGATTGACTTGCGCGAGGTAATGGACGAACTGGCACTGCGTGATGTTACGCCACCAGTACTGTTGCGTTTCCCCGATATTCTTGATAATCGTATCGAGAAAACGTGGAGCTGCTTTAAAAAGGCATCCGAGGAGTACGACTACAAAGGCGAGAACTACGTGGTTTATCCCATCAAGGTAAACCAGATGCAGCCTGTGGTCGAGGAGATTATCTCGCACGGCCGCAAGTTCAACCTTGGCCTTGAGGCTGGTTCAAAACCCGAGTTGCATGCCGTTATCGCCATGCAATGCCAAAGCGACTCAATCATCATCTGTAACGGATATAAGGATCAGAGTTATATCGAACTGGCCCTGCTGGCACAGAAGATGGGCAAACAGATCTTCATCGTAGTTGAGAAGATGAACGAGCTTGAGATTATCGCTCGCGAGGCTAAGAAGATGAATATCCGTCCAAACATCGGTATCCGCATCAAGCTGGCCTCAAGCGGCTCAGGCAAATGGGAAGAGAGCGGTGGCGACGCCAGCAAGTTCGGACTTACCAGTGCCGAATTGCTTGAAGCACTCGACTTCCTGGAGAAGAAAGGACTGAACGACTGTCTGCGCCTCATCCACTTCCACATTGGTAGCCAGATTACCAAGATCCGCCGTATCCAGACAGCCCTTCGCGAGGCTTCGCAGTTCTACATCCAGCTGCACAAGATGGGCTACAACGTAGATTTTGTTGACTGTGGTGGCGGTCTGGGCGTTGACTACGACGGAACCCGTTCTCCATCCAGCGAGAGCTCAGTAAACTATTCAATTCAGGAGTACGTTAACGACTGTATCTACACCTTTGTAGAAGCAGCCAACAAGAACGGACTGCCTCACCCCAATATCATTACCGAGAGCGGTCGCTCATTGGCTGCCCACCACTCAGTGCTGGTTATCGATGTACTTGAGACAGCCTCACTGCCCGAGATGCCCGAGGAGTTCGAGCCAGATGCCAACAGCCACCAGCTGGTTAAGGACCTGTATGAGATTTGGGACAACCTGAGTCCACGTAATGTCCTGGAGGACTGGCACGATGCCGAGCAGATTCGCGAAGAAGTTCTCGACCTGTTCAGTCATGGTATCGTCGACCTGAGAACCCGTGCTGAAGTAGAGGCTATGTACTGGAGTGTATGCCACGAGATTCATGCCCTGGCCAAGAGTCTGAAGCATATTCCCGAGGAGCTCATGAAGATTGACAAGCTCCTGGCCGACAAGTACTTCTGTAACTTCTCATTGTTCCAGAGTCTGAGCGACTCATGGGCCATCGACCAGGTATTCCCCATCATGCCTATTCAGCGTTTGGACGAGCGTCCCACACGTAATGCTACCATTCAGGACATTACCTGCGACAGTGATGGTAAGATAGCCAACTTTACCACCAATCGCAACAACTCGCACTCGCTGCCTGTTCATGCACTCAAAAAGAACGAGCCTTACTACTTAGGCGTGTTCCTGGTAGGTGCTTATCAGGAAATCTTAGGCGATATGCACAACCTGTTCGGCGATACCAATGCCGTTCATATCTCTGAGAAAGACGGCACCTACCACATCGACCAGATTATCGATGGTGAGACCGTCGAAGAGGTTCTGGAATACGTGCAGTACAACCCCAAGAAGCTGGTTCGCCAGCTGGAGGTTTGGGTTGCCAAGAGCGTAAAGCAGGGCAAGATCAGTTTGGACGAGGGTAAGGAATTCCTCTCTAACTACCGCTCAGGACTCTACGGATATACCTATCTTGAGTAG
- a CDS encoding shikimate kinase → MKRIILIGYMGAGKTTIGKALSKELGATFYDLDWYIESRMRKTVAQIFAERGEEGFRKMEHSMLHEVAEFENVIISCGGGTPCFFDNMDYLNQQGLTVYLKADPEVLYNHLLMGKVERPLIKGKSPEELITFIRQQLEKREPFYTKAKYTLDVSLMDNYEKIKISVDKIKELLDL, encoded by the coding sequence ATGAAGCGCATCATTCTGATAGGCTATATGGGAGCCGGCAAAACCACCATCGGTAAGGCTCTCTCAAAGGAGTTAGGTGCCACCTTCTACGACCTTGACTGGTATATCGAGAGCCGCATGCGCAAAACAGTGGCACAGATATTTGCCGAACGTGGCGAAGAGGGGTTCCGAAAAATGGAGCACAGCATGCTGCACGAGGTGGCAGAGTTTGAGAATGTCATCATCAGCTGTGGCGGCGGCACGCCCTGCTTCTTTGACAATATGGACTATCTGAACCAGCAGGGACTGACGGTTTACCTGAAGGCCGATCCCGAGGTACTATACAACCACCTGCTGATGGGCAAGGTTGAGCGCCCGCTGATTAAAGGCAAAAGCCCCGAGGAGCTGATAACCTTTATCCGCCAGCAGCTGGAGAAGCGCGAACCTTTCTACACAAAGGCTAAGTATACACTCGACGTGAGTCTGATGGACAACTACGAGAAAATCAAGATTAGCGTCGACAAGATAAAAGAACTATTAGATTTATAA